Part of the Trichoderma asperellum chromosome 1, complete sequence genome is shown below.
TAGCGCTATTTTAGGTGTGATTTTGGTAAACAAGTTGTACCTCATGAGTTTAAGCAATGCACCGTCTGAGCTCCTTGCACTCTAATTGGCCCAACTCCAAACCAGTACCAGAAAGCTGCCTTAACCCTACCAAAGAGATAGCTCCCAGTAGCTATAGCTGTTCTAACCCTTAAGATATTACTTAAACGCTCCCTGTAGCACTTACTATAGGCCATATTAGCAGCGGAGGTTTAAAGCGATCTAGTTTATTGTGCTAACTGCAATAAACTAGATTTAAACCCTAGGCCACCGGCTTCTAGTGGTTATTGTATAATGATCTGTTATACCGTTGAGTTAACAGGGCaaagattaggccaataaccactattgtagcagttactgtaacgAAACCAGCTGCCTACAAGAGCTTTGCAGTTACAGTAAACCAGGTTGTAATAAAAAGGTAATAATCTTTTACTTACACTAGCACTGTATTTTCCACTATAGAGCCATCGATTACAATGTAAATAATAATCATACTTGTTaacttaaaagtattatttttataataaaataatatatatataaaataagttttataagttattttattattgatatttataatatatatttaaattcccttttttttattatgtTTAGcgttaattttaaattttaatatgcTGTATTTGGGTGTGTACTGTGGGGTTGTCTTGACTTTTACTGACACCGCTCGAGATAGCTGTATTTTGTTTGCCGTCAGCTATAAGTTTACTCTATTCCTTGATCTTAGTCCGAAAAGGGCAACTGCGTTTTCTGTGCGTTAATTCGAGCCAACCATGCTTGCCGATCCGTAATAGATCTGGCCCTAACCTGTGGCGAGAGGAGCCTGAAGGCGGTGTTGGCAACGTGACCCTCAACGCTTTCGCTTACACCCGAAACCCCATTAATGTTCTTTGGTATGGTATTGTTGGAGCTCTCACCCCCAGTCTTCCCGATGAGTCTATGCTAGCACCGTTAGTCTTGCCATATATAACGGCGGCTGCGGCGGTGGTCAACGTACGATTCGTCCGTTTCGTTGGGGCGAGTGTTTGCAGATGGCTGGACTTGGTCTTCGGAGCTTACATTGAATGGCCGGCTAGGACTTGGTGGGAACACCGTTAGCATGCAGAGGTGTGTACTACTCGACCCTCTACAACTCACTGTGTGGCGGACTCGGTTGCTGCAGATGTGCTCTTGGCCCTCGCATTTAAATATGCTCTCTGTGTCGTCTTGAGAGCCGAAGTCGCGGCTGATGCGGCCGACGAGCTTGGAAGACAAGAGTGGCAATGCGAGCTGGTCCTCCTCACGACGAAGCTGGCCTTGGCGGAGCGGAGCATCATGACAGGGTGCGAGGAATGGTGTTGGTTGAGAGTGTCAAAAAGCTGAAAGTTGTTACAGTCAGGTAACAGCTACTCTCAaggggaaaaataaaacagctTACAATATCCTTCATAAAAGGAACAAATTAAACGGCTTATATAGGAAAATTGAGGCCCGAAACCTGGGAAACGGCGTATGACCCTCCGACTCGGAGAACGACAAGTTGCGAATATCACCGATATAATGCGATTATAGTCTCTAACATAGGCTCCGGCGCCAGCACGGAAGAACGGCGgtcagcagcggcagtatTGGAAGAGAGTCCATTGAAACGACTTCGAGTTGGTTTATTCCTCCATTGACTGCGTTGAGTGTCTGTAAGTGGAAATAGTAGTCTTCTCGGTGCTTACAATGGCTTCTTGCGTCAATACTTTGGCCACCAAGGTTGCTGCTGGGCAGCTTTGCAAGGTATGCCTTGAACCCCCAGCCAAATGAGGCACAGGAACTCTCACAGCAGCTCTGCATCTGTCAATTCTAACCTGTTCTCCTAGGCCTTTGGCATCAAGTTTAATACGAACCCCCAAGTCGTTCAGCTAGCAAAAAATGCCGGTTTTGATTCGCTTTTCATCGATTTGGAGCACTCGACGCTGTCCATTGACGATGTAAGCCAGTTGTCCGTTGCTGGGCTGCTCACAGGCATCACCCCTTTCGTCCGAGTCCCACACCAGTGTGGCAATGGCTTCGTGCAGAGAGTCCTCGACGGCGGTGCGATGGGCGTGATATTCCCACATATACATTCATCTCGTAAGTATCCCCGGATCCCCGCACCATGGCTTCGGAGCCTAATACCGCGATCTTTAGAGGACGCGAAAGCTGCCGTTTCCATTTCGAAATACCCGCCAGCGGGTTGCCGATCGATGACCGGCCAGCTGCCGGTATTTTCGCTCAAAACGACACCGCAAGACCGAGTCATTGATGAAAGCAACACATCCGCTTCGTCAGTCATCCTGATGATAGAGACCAAAGATGCCGTTGAGAATGTCGACGAGATCGCGGCAGTCGAGGGCGTCGACGTGCTCCTGGTCGGATCTAACGACCTAGCGATCGAATTGGGTGTACCAGGCGGCTTCCAGACGCCTACTTTCCGCTCTGCTTTGGAATCGGTCAGTAAGGCTTGTAGGCGACATGGTAAGACAATGGGATTGGCTGGGATATATGACAATTACGAAATCCAGAATTGGGCCATCAATACGCTCCATGT
Proteins encoded:
- a CDS encoding uncharacterized protein (antiSMASH:Cluster_1.2); the protein is MMLRSAKASFVVRRTSSHCHSCLPSSSAASAATSALKTTQRAYLNARAKSTSAATESATHPSRPFNVSSEDQVQPSANTRPNETDESLIGKTGGESSNNTIPKNINGVSGVSESVEGHVANTAFRLLSPQVRARSITDRQAWLARINAQKTQLPFSD
- a CDS encoding uncharacterized protein (antiSMASH:Cluster_1.2); its protein translation is MASCVNTLATKVAAGQLCKAFGIKFNTNPQVVQLAKNAGFDSLFIDLEHSTLSIDDVSQLSVAGLLTGITPFVRVPHQCGNGFVQRVLDGGAMGVIFPHIHSSRKYPRIPAPWLRSLIPRSLEDAKAAVSISKYPPAGCRSMTGQLPVFSLKTTPQDRVIDESNTSASSVILMIETKDAVENVDEIAAVEGVDVLLVGSNDLAIELGVPGGFQTPTFRSALESVSKACRRHGKTMGLAGIYDNYEIQNWAINTLHVRYMLCAIDSSLIASGATRCIAALPNVEKSGRG